A window of the Serratia sarumanii genome harbors these coding sequences:
- a CDS encoding cold shock domain-containing protein, which yields MSKKTGQVKWFNESKGFGFIEQNDGGKDVFVHFSAIMTDGFKTLAEGQRVEYTIQDSPRGPAAANVVAL from the coding sequence ATGTCTAAGAAGACTGGTCAGGTTAAGTGGTTCAACGAAAGCAAAGGTTTTGGTTTCATTGAGCAGAACGACGGCGGCAAAGATGTATTCGTACACTTCTCCGCAATCATGACCGACGGTTTCAAGACCCTGGCTGAAGGCCAGCGCGTCGAGTACACCATCCAGGACAGCCCGCGCGGGCCGGCTGCCGCCAACGTAGTTGCTCTGTAA
- a CDS encoding cold-shock protein, whose amino-acid sequence MFKNTVLKMGRVKWFNQAEGYGFISPVDGSDEIYVNRNAIANTKNKSLNEGQNVEFSIYRSSHGLSAADVIAF is encoded by the coding sequence ATGTTTAAAAATACTGTGTTAAAAATGGGTCGCGTGAAATGGTTTAATCAGGCCGAAGGCTATGGTTTTATTTCACCGGTAGATGGCAGCGACGAAATCTATGTCAATCGCAACGCTATCGCCAACACCAAAAATAAGTCGTTGAACGAAGGTCAGAACGTCGAGTTCTCGATCTATCGCAGCTCACATGGGCTGTCCGCGGCAGACGTTATCGCGTTCTGA
- a CDS encoding winged helix-turn-helix domain-containing protein yields the protein MTTPIISLTAARALHLAAQGLLSPLKRQARPDDVVNAIQRMGLLQIDTISVVARSPYLVLFSRLGAYQPEWLEQALAGRKLFEYWAHEACFLPIEDFGLLRHRMLAPHDMGWKYSADWVQQHQAAMDNLLRHIEQQGPVRSADFSAEKKGNSGWWDWKPEKRHLEILFTAGKLMVAERRNFHRVYDLTERLLPAWDDARHALPAERARRQMLHRTCRYLGIFRAEWLADYYRLKRVAPKTLLAELQDQGEISPVRVEGLEGQFYVHGSLTELLPLAEQGKLKSTVTSLLSPFDPVVWDRRRALELFNFDYRLECYTPKEKRRYGYFTLPVLHRGELVGRIDAKAHRRQGVFEIISFHVEPRVRFGKRRAQDIRQAIARMAKWHGAQRVALGDIPAALAAEWGAGWEVG from the coding sequence ATGACCACCCCGATAATTTCCCTTACCGCCGCTCGCGCGCTGCACCTTGCCGCCCAGGGGCTGCTTTCTCCGCTTAAACGCCAGGCTCGGCCCGACGACGTCGTAAACGCGATCCAGCGCATGGGGCTGTTACAAATCGATACCATTAGCGTCGTCGCCCGCAGCCCGTATCTGGTGCTGTTCAGCCGTTTGGGGGCCTATCAACCGGAATGGCTGGAGCAGGCGCTCGCCGGCCGCAAGCTGTTCGAGTATTGGGCGCACGAAGCCTGTTTCCTGCCGATCGAGGATTTTGGTCTGCTGCGGCATCGCATGCTGGCGCCGCATGATATGGGCTGGAAATATTCCGCCGACTGGGTGCAGCAGCACCAGGCGGCGATGGACAACCTGCTGCGGCACATCGAACAGCAGGGGCCGGTGCGCTCCGCCGATTTCAGCGCCGAGAAGAAAGGCAACAGCGGATGGTGGGACTGGAAACCGGAGAAACGGCATCTGGAGATCCTGTTTACCGCCGGCAAGCTGATGGTGGCCGAGCGTCGCAACTTCCACCGGGTTTACGATCTGACCGAAAGGCTGCTGCCGGCCTGGGACGATGCGCGTCATGCGCTGCCTGCGGAGCGGGCGCGCCGGCAAATGTTGCATCGCACCTGCCGCTATCTGGGCATTTTCCGCGCCGAATGGTTGGCGGATTACTATCGGCTGAAACGCGTGGCGCCAAAAACTTTGCTGGCAGAGCTGCAGGATCAGGGGGAGATTTCGCCGGTGCGGGTAGAGGGGCTGGAAGGGCAGTTCTATGTGCATGGCTCACTGACGGAATTGCTGCCGCTGGCGGAACAGGGCAAGCTGAAATCGACGGTCACCAGCCTGCTGTCGCCGTTTGATCCGGTGGTTTGGGATCGCCGCCGGGCGCTCGAGCTGTTCAACTTTGACTATCGGCTGGAGTGCTATACGCCGAAAGAAAAACGCCGCTATGGCTACTTCACCTTGCCGGTGCTGCATCGGGGTGAACTGGTGGGGCGCATTGACGCCAAGGCGCACCGCCGCCAGGGGGTGTTCGAGATCATCAGCTTTCATGTGGAGCCGCGGGTGCGCTTCGGCAAACGGCGGGCCCAAGATATTCGGCAGGCCATCGCGCGTATGGCCAAATGGCACGGCGCGCAACGCGTCGCGCTGGGCGACATTCCGGCGGCGTTGGCCGCTGAATGGGGTGCCGGCTGGGAAGTGGGATAA
- a CDS encoding Trm112 family protein — MDHRLLEIVACPVCNGKLYFNKENQELVCKADGLAYPLRDGIPVLLENEARALSLDEKHA, encoded by the coding sequence ATGGACCACCGTTTACTCGAAATCGTTGCCTGCCCGGTATGCAATGGCAAACTCTATTTCAATAAAGAAAACCAGGAACTGGTGTGCAAAGCGGACGGGTTGGCTTACCCGCTGCGCGACGGCATTCCGGTGCTGTTGGAAAATGAAGCGCGTGCGCTGTCGCTGGATGAGAAGCACGCATGA
- the kdsB gene encoding 3-deoxy-manno-octulosonate cytidylyltransferase → MSFIAIIPARYASTRLPGKPLADIHGKPMVVHVMERARESGASRVIVATDHPEVAKAVEAAGGEVCMTSPDHHSGTERLAEVIAHYGFADDQIIVNVQGDEPLIPPVIVRQVAENLAGSQAGMATLAVPIESAEEAFNPNAVKVVMDAQGYALYFSRATIPWDRERFAASKESIGDSLLRHIGIYAYRAGFVRRYVSWAPSQLEQIELLEQLRVLWYGEKIHVAVAKAIPSVGVDTPEDLQRVRDSIQP, encoded by the coding sequence ATGAGTTTTATCGCTATTATTCCCGCCCGCTACGCCTCAACCCGTTTGCCGGGCAAACCGCTGGCCGATATTCACGGCAAGCCGATGGTGGTGCACGTGATGGAGCGCGCCCGCGAGTCCGGCGCCAGCCGCGTCATCGTGGCGACCGATCACCCTGAAGTCGCCAAAGCGGTGGAAGCCGCCGGCGGCGAAGTGTGCATGACCAGCCCGGATCACCATTCTGGCACCGAGCGTCTGGCGGAAGTGATCGCGCACTACGGCTTTGCCGACGATCAGATCATCGTTAACGTGCAGGGCGACGAACCGCTGATCCCGCCGGTGATCGTGCGTCAGGTGGCGGAGAACCTGGCGGGCAGCCAGGCCGGCATGGCGACGCTGGCAGTGCCGATCGAGAGCGCCGAAGAGGCTTTCAACCCCAACGCGGTGAAGGTCGTGATGGACGCGCAGGGCTACGCGCTCTATTTCTCTCGCGCCACCATTCCGTGGGATCGCGAGCGTTTCGCCGCGTCGAAAGAGAGCATCGGCGACAGCCTGCTGCGTCATATCGGCATCTACGCCTATCGCGCCGGCTTCGTGCGCCGCTACGTCAGCTGGGCGCCGAGCCAACTGGAGCAGATCGAGCTGTTGGAACAGCTGCGGGTGCTGTGGTACGGTGAAAAAATCCACGTGGCGGTCGCGAAAGCGATCCCGAGCGTGGGGGTCGATACGCCGGAAGATCTCCAGCGCGTGCGCGACAGCATTCAACCTTGA
- a CDS encoding YcbJ family phosphotransferase yields the protein MEQLRAELSIVLGESISRLERVSEQPYAHMYSLYDRQGNAIPLMAKSFICQGIAQQEAYKLSMLARDGDIRLPTVYGVVCTHQAPYKEILLIERLRGVSAEAPTRSPDRWNMLMEQIVDGILAWHRIDSHGSVGSVDSTQENDWFCWYQQRVEVLWATVVNLTTPQLTMADRRLLYRTREALTHFFVGFDDPCVLVHGNLSLRSMLKDPKSDQLLAMLNPGVVLWAPREYDLFRLCEAGMPSQLLFSYLRRAPVADAFLARRWLYVVWEAVGRLIHTGKLERRPFDYASQQLLPWLAG from the coding sequence ATGGAGCAGTTACGCGCCGAACTGAGCATTGTGCTGGGTGAGTCCATCAGCCGGCTGGAGCGGGTGAGCGAGCAGCCTTATGCGCATATGTATTCGCTGTACGATCGGCAGGGCAACGCGATCCCGCTGATGGCGAAAAGCTTTATCTGTCAGGGTATCGCCCAGCAGGAGGCGTACAAGCTGTCAATGCTGGCGCGCGACGGGGATATTCGCCTGCCTACGGTGTACGGCGTGGTGTGTACCCACCAGGCGCCGTACAAGGAAATCCTGCTGATCGAGCGCCTGCGCGGCGTGTCGGCTGAAGCGCCGACGCGTTCGCCGGATCGCTGGAATATGCTGATGGAGCAGATCGTTGACGGGATATTGGCCTGGCACCGCATCGACAGCCACGGCAGCGTCGGCAGCGTTGACAGCACGCAGGAGAACGACTGGTTTTGCTGGTATCAACAGCGGGTCGAAGTGCTGTGGGCGACGGTGGTCAATCTCACCACCCCGCAGCTGACCATGGCGGATCGCCGTTTGCTGTACCGCACGCGCGAAGCGCTGACCCATTTTTTCGTCGGCTTCGACGATCCTTGCGTTCTGGTGCACGGCAACCTGTCGCTGCGCAGCATGCTGAAAGATCCCAAAAGCGATCAACTGCTGGCGATGCTCAATCCCGGCGTGGTGCTGTGGGCGCCACGCGAATACGATCTTTTCCGCCTGTGCGAGGCGGGTATGCCCAGCCAACTGCTGTTCAGCTATCTGCGGCGCGCGCCGGTCGCCGACGCTTTTCTGGCGCGGCGCTGGCTGTACGTGGTGTGGGAAGCGGTGGGGCGTTTGATCCATACCGGCAAGCTGGAGCGGCGGCCGTTCGACTATGCGTCGCAACAGCTGCTGCCCTGGCTGGCCGGTTGA
- the elyC gene encoding envelope biogenesis factor ElyC has protein sequence MLFNLKKFFGAMLMPLPLLMLLMGLALLLLWFTRWQKSGKTIFTLSWLFLLLFSLQPVADRLLRPIEAEYQTYRGNDPVNYIVVLGGGYTYNPDWAPSSNLLGNSLPRVTEGVRLYLAHPGARMVFTGASAGRMQSNAATAALVAESLGVPRSDMVILGEPRDTEQEAAQVAKLVGEHPFILVTSANHLPRAMRFFEAKGLHPIPAPANQLAIDSPLNIWDRATPSSMFLGHTERAWYETLGSLWQWLKGADRAGAE, from the coding sequence ATGCTGTTCAACCTGAAAAAGTTCTTTGGCGCCATGCTGATGCCGCTGCCGCTGTTGATGCTGCTGATGGGGCTGGCGCTGCTGCTGCTGTGGTTCACCCGCTGGCAAAAAAGCGGTAAGACGATTTTCACGCTGAGCTGGCTGTTTTTACTGCTTTTCAGCCTGCAACCGGTGGCCGACCGGCTGCTGCGGCCGATTGAAGCCGAATACCAGACTTATCGCGGCAACGATCCGGTCAACTACATCGTGGTATTGGGCGGGGGCTATACCTACAATCCCGATTGGGCGCCCAGCTCAAACCTGCTCGGCAACAGTCTGCCGCGCGTGACGGAAGGCGTGCGGCTTTATCTTGCGCATCCCGGTGCCAGGATGGTGTTTACCGGCGCGTCCGCCGGACGCATGCAAAGCAACGCCGCCACGGCGGCGCTGGTGGCCGAAAGCCTGGGCGTGCCGCGCAGCGATATGGTGATCCTGGGGGAACCGCGCGATACCGAGCAAGAGGCCGCTCAGGTCGCCAAGTTGGTCGGCGAGCACCCCTTCATTCTGGTCACCTCCGCCAACCATCTGCCGCGCGCCATGCGCTTCTTCGAGGCGAAAGGCCTGCACCCGATCCCGGCGCCGGCCAACCAGTTGGCGATCGACTCGCCGCTGAATATCTGGGATCGCGCCACGCCGTCGTCAATGTTCCTCGGCCATACCGAGCGCGCCTGGTATGAAACGCTGGGCAGCCTGTGGCAATGGCTGAAAGGCGCGGACCGCGCCGGCGCCGAGTAA
- the cmoM gene encoding tRNA uridine 5-oxyacetic acid(34) methyltransferase CmoM: MQDRNFDDIAEKFARNIYGTTKGKIRQAVVWQDLTGLLAQLPQRPLRILDAGGGEGHMACQLAELGHQVLLCDLSGEMIQRAAQLAEQKGVSQNMQFVQSSAQDIAQHLEQPVDLILFHAVLEWIAEPEAALRALYDCLTPGGALSLMFFNANGLLMRNVVLGNFQLVDPEVRRRRKRSLSPQYPHDPLLVYGWLEQLGMRISGKTGVRVFHDYLQSRQLQTQKFEELLALEQHYCRQEPYVSLGRYIHVMAHKPNLKDEL, from the coding sequence ATGCAGGATCGCAATTTTGACGATATTGCTGAAAAATTTGCGCGTAATATTTACGGCACCACGAAAGGAAAAATCCGCCAGGCGGTGGTTTGGCAGGATCTGACCGGGCTGCTGGCGCAGTTGCCGCAGCGGCCGCTGCGCATCCTCGACGCCGGGGGCGGTGAAGGCCATATGGCCTGCCAGTTGGCAGAATTAGGACATCAGGTGTTGTTGTGCGATCTTTCTGGTGAGATGATCCAGCGCGCCGCGCAGCTGGCGGAGCAGAAAGGTGTGAGCCAGAACATGCAATTCGTACAAAGTTCTGCGCAGGATATCGCTCAGCATTTGGAACAGCCGGTTGATCTGATATTGTTTCATGCAGTGCTTGAATGGATCGCCGAGCCCGAAGCGGCGCTGCGGGCGTTGTATGACTGCCTGACGCCGGGCGGCGCGCTGTCGCTGATGTTCTTCAACGCCAACGGCCTCTTGATGCGCAACGTGGTGTTGGGTAATTTCCAACTGGTGGATCCCGAGGTCAGGCGGCGCCGCAAGCGTTCGCTGTCGCCGCAATATCCGCACGATCCGCTATTGGTCTACGGTTGGCTGGAACAGCTGGGCATGCGCATCAGCGGCAAAACCGGGGTGCGGGTGTTCCACGACTATCTGCAGAGCAGACAGCTGCAAACACAAAAATTTGAAGAGTTACTGGCGCTTGAACAGCACTATTGCCGGCAGGAGCCGTACGTGAGTTTGGGGCGCTATATTCACGTCATGGCGCATAAACCAAACCTGAAGGACGAACTATGA
- the mukF gene encoding chromosome partition protein MukF, producing the protein MSEFSQTVPELVAWARKNDFSISLPTERLAFLLAIATLNGERLDGEMSEGELVDAFRHVSKGFEQTHETVAMRANNAINDMVRQRLLNRFTSELADGNAIYRLTPLGIGITDYYIRQREFSTLRLSMQLSIVAQELKRAADAADEGGDDFHWHRNVFAPLKYSVAEIFDSIDMTQRVMDEQQQSVKNDIAALLSKDWRAAISSCEMLLSETSGTLRELQDTLDAAGDKLQANLLRIQDATLGNVELGFVDKLVFDLQSKLDRIISWGQQAIDLWIGYDRHVHKFIRTAIDMDKNRVFAQRLRQSVQTYFDHPWALTHANADRLLDMRDEELALRSEEVTGELPPDLEFEEFSEIREQLAAMIEEALKVYQEQQMPLNLAAVMRDYLAQYPRARHFDVARLVVDQAVRLGVAEADFSGLPAEWQAINDYGAKVQAHVIDKY; encoded by the coding sequence ATGAGTGAATTTTCCCAGACAGTACCCGAACTGGTCGCCTGGGCACGGAAAAATGATTTCTCTATTTCGCTCCCTACTGAGCGTCTCGCATTTTTGCTCGCCATCGCCACCCTGAACGGCGAACGGCTGGACGGCGAGATGAGCGAAGGTGAGCTGGTTGATGCATTTCGCCATGTCAGCAAGGGTTTTGAACAGACGCATGAAACGGTGGCGATGCGCGCCAACAATGCGATCAACGACATGGTGCGCCAGCGCCTGTTGAACCGCTTTACCAGCGAACTGGCGGACGGTAACGCGATTTACCGCCTCACGCCGCTGGGCATCGGCATTACCGATTACTATATTCGCCAACGCGAATTCTCCACGCTGCGTCTGTCGATGCAGCTGTCGATCGTGGCGCAGGAGCTCAAGCGCGCCGCCGACGCCGCCGACGAGGGCGGCGACGATTTCCATTGGCACCGCAACGTGTTCGCGCCGTTGAAATATTCGGTGGCGGAAATCTTCGACAGCATCGACATGACCCAACGCGTGATGGACGAGCAGCAGCAGAGCGTGAAAAACGACATCGCGGCGCTGCTGAGCAAAGACTGGCGGGCGGCGATCTCCAGCTGCGAGATGCTGCTGTCGGAAACCTCGGGCACCCTGCGCGAGCTGCAGGATACGCTGGATGCGGCGGGCGACAAGCTGCAGGCCAACCTGCTGCGTATCCAGGACGCCACCCTCGGCAACGTGGAGCTGGGCTTCGTCGACAAGCTGGTGTTCGATCTGCAAAGCAAGCTGGATCGCATCATCAGCTGGGGCCAGCAGGCGATTGACCTGTGGATCGGCTACGATCGCCACGTGCATAAATTTATCCGTACCGCTATCGATATGGATAAAAACCGCGTGTTCGCCCAACGCCTGCGCCAGTCGGTGCAAACCTATTTCGACCACCCGTGGGCGCTGACCCATGCCAATGCCGATCGTCTGCTGGACATGCGCGACGAAGAACTGGCGCTGCGCAGCGAGGAAGTGACGGGGGAACTGCCGCCGGATCTGGAGTTCGAAGAGTTTAGCGAAATTCGCGAACAGCTGGCGGCAATGATCGAAGAGGCGCTGAAGGTGTATCAGGAACAGCAGATGCCGCTCAACCTTGCAGCGGTGATGCGCGATTATCTGGCGCAATATCCGCGTGCGCGTCATTTCGACGTGGCACGTTTAGTGGTCGACCAGGCAGTGCGCCTCGGTGTGGCTGAAGCAGATTTCTCAGGGTTGCCGGCGGAATGGCAGGCAATCAATGATTACGGAGCCAAGGTCCAGGCCCATGTCATCGACAAATATTGA
- the mukE gene encoding chromosome partition protein MukE codes for MSSTNIEQVMPVKLAKALSNSLFPALDSQLRAGRHIGIDELDNHAFLMDFQDELEEFYTRYSVELIRAPEGFFYLRPRSTTLIPRSVLSELDMMVGKILCYLYLSPERLAHEGIFSHQELYDELLSLADENKLLKFVNQRSTGSDLDRQKLHEKVRTSLNRLRRLGMVYFMGNDSSKFRITEAVFRFGADVRSGDDPREAQLRMIRDGEAMPVETSLSLNDENEAEDQQVDNAPDGAEDEQE; via the coding sequence ATGTCATCGACAAATATTGAACAAGTAATGCCAGTCAAGCTGGCCAAGGCACTGTCCAACTCGCTGTTCCCGGCGCTGGACAGCCAACTGCGCGCGGGTCGTCACATCGGTATCGATGAGCTGGACAACCATGCCTTTTTAATGGATTTCCAGGATGAGCTGGAAGAATTTTACACCCGTTACAGCGTCGAGCTGATTCGGGCGCCGGAAGGTTTCTTCTATTTGCGCCCGCGCTCCACCACGCTGATCCCGCGCTCGGTGCTGTCCGAGCTGGATATGATGGTGGGTAAGATCTTGTGCTACCTATACCTCAGCCCCGAGCGCCTGGCGCACGAAGGCATTTTCAGCCATCAGGAGCTGTACGACGAGTTGCTGAGCCTGGCCGATGAGAACAAGCTGCTGAAGTTCGTTAATCAGCGCTCCACCGGTTCGGATCTCGATCGGCAGAAGCTGCACGAAAAGGTGCGCACCTCGCTGAACCGCCTGCGCCGCCTTGGCATGGTCTACTTCATGGGCAATGACAGCAGCAAGTTCCGCATTACCGAGGCGGTGTTCCGCTTCGGCGCCGACGTGCGCAGCGGCGACGATCCGCGTGAAGCGCAGCTGCGCATGATTCGCGACGGCGAGGCGATGCCGGTTGAAACCAGCCTGTCGCTGAACGATGAGAATGAGGCTGAGGATCAGCAGGTTGATAACGCTCCTGACGGTGCAGAGGATGAACAGGAATGA